In Desulfovibrio sp. 86, the following proteins share a genomic window:
- the sppA gene encoding signal peptide peptidase SppA — protein sequence MSDKEFSYDEPLSMIGTPSPSTNGGNDDNGGNDRSGRNGAAQDAGQPMQQAAQQSGQQFTQAGCATACPLAQIPAEVWKTLLRRPFRKRRPIVFWGGILLVLALIGGLMVKASDDGTSFTGGGRIALVSVNGPILSAEPTLEWLRKVAQNPSVKGILVRVDSPGGGAAASQEIYDALKAVAQKMPVAVSMGSMAASGGLMVSMAGQRVFANPSTVTGSIGVRMDVPQLQGLMDKVGVGQETLVVGAYKDAASYMRPMTPEQRTYFQGVLNDMYTQFVDIVAQGRNMPRDQVVKLANGKVYTGQEALRLGLVDEMGGREQAQRWLAQKTGVPVDRKLLTRPKEGNWLGRGLTAMLGVDVDAIGGLAALVGLHGNGGQTDLRTPAFLYQF from the coding sequence GTGAGTGATAAAGAATTTTCCTATGACGAGCCCCTGTCCATGATTGGGACTCCAAGCCCTTCCACCAACGGTGGCAACGACGACAACGGCGGTAATGACCGCAGTGGCCGCAATGGCGCTGCGCAGGACGCCGGGCAGCCCATGCAACAAGCTGCCCAGCAGTCCGGCCAGCAGTTCACGCAGGCGGGTTGCGCCACCGCCTGCCCCCTGGCCCAGATCCCGGCGGAAGTATGGAAGACCCTGCTGCGCCGCCCCTTCCGCAAACGGCGCCCCATAGTGTTCTGGGGCGGCATCCTGCTGGTCCTTGCCCTGATCGGCGGCCTTATGGTCAAGGCAAGCGATGATGGAACTTCCTTCACGGGCGGCGGCCGCATCGCCCTTGTTTCGGTGAACGGCCCCATACTCTCCGCTGAACCCACCCTGGAATGGCTGCGCAAGGTGGCGCAGAATCCTTCCGTCAAGGGCATCCTTGTGCGTGTGGATTCCCCCGGCGGCGGCGCGGCGGCCTCGCAGGAAATCTATGACGCCCTGAAAGCGGTGGCGCAAAAAATGCCCGTGGCCGTCAGCATGGGCTCCATGGCGGCGTCCGGCGGGCTCATGGTCAGCATGGCCGGGCAGCGCGTTTTCGCCAACCCCTCCACGGTGACGGGTTCCATTGGCGTGCGCATGGACGTGCCCCAGCTTCAGGGCCTTATGGACAAGGTGGGCGTGGGGCAGGAAACCCTTGTGGTTGGCGCGTACAAGGACGCCGCCTCCTACATGCGGCCCATGACGCCCGAACAGCGCACCTATTTTCAGGGCGTGCTCAACGACATGTACACCCAGTTTGTGGACATTGTGGCCCAGGGCCGCAACATGCCGCGCGATCAGGTCGTCAAGCTGGCCAACGGCAAGGTCTATACCGGGCAGGAAGCGCTCAGGCTCGGCCTTGTGGACGAAATGGGCGGCCGCGAGCAGGCCCAGCGCTGGCTGGCGCAGAAGACGGGCGTGCCCGTTGACCGCAAACTGCTGACCCGACCCAAGGAAGGCAACTGGCTGGGACGTGGCCTCACGGCCATGCTTGGCGTGGATGTGGACGCCATCGGCGGGCTGGCGGCCCTTGTGGGCCTTCACGGCAACGGCGGCCAGACCGACCTGCGTACTCCGGCCTTTTTATACCAGTTTTAG
- a CDS encoding RsmB/NOP family class I SAM-dependent RNA methyltransferase, with the protein MSKPAARSFRIVCEHRHTTAVEALLRAQGYEFEPEPFSPLCRRLLAEPRPLGSSLAAFFGYIYIQDRSSMLPPVALAPTMGASVLDMCASPGSKTGFLAQLVGRTGFVLGNEPSPTRLGTLRANLHQCNLIQAGTCLYSGDALPLHPASWNAILLDPPCSGWGTAEKHPQVLKLWQGDKLDSLTTLQQRLLRHAAHLLAPGGSLVYSTCTTNVAENEDQVRFAEEELGLVREHLAPIPGFVWEELPGGEGTLRVDGARSQAQGFYVARLRKPGAMPDGGTGGTQGSGAGSAQGNTDSGPLGGPAAASGSADGVSPRSVWDSEFSGSSRFGRKRAGRASRQSSGQALGQTLGQALGQTLGQPLPPDCLAGPTCDPALLPPGQAVLYGDHVRFIPSQAAALLPQNCIWQGALLGKLCGGRLDAAPRLRTLMPEEPDAASSLVLEDLNDISALLSGQSRQTGLQGREAALWWRDLPLGRVALKNGRAVAGFR; encoded by the coding sequence ATGTCCAAACCCGCCGCCCGTTCATTCCGTATTGTTTGTGAGCATAGGCATACCACAGCCGTGGAGGCCTTGCTGCGCGCCCAGGGGTACGAATTCGAACCTGAGCCTTTTTCTCCCCTGTGCCGCCGCCTGCTGGCCGAACCGCGCCCACTGGGCAGTTCGCTGGCGGCTTTTTTTGGCTATATTTACATTCAGGACCGTTCGTCCATGCTGCCCCCTGTGGCCCTGGCCCCGACCATGGGAGCCTCGGTGCTGGACATGTGCGCGAGCCCCGGCAGCAAGACGGGCTTTCTGGCGCAACTTGTGGGGCGCACAGGCTTTGTGCTGGGCAACGAACCCTCGCCCACACGCCTCGGCACGCTGCGCGCCAACCTGCACCAGTGCAATTTGATCCAGGCGGGAACCTGCCTCTACAGCGGCGACGCCCTGCCCCTGCACCCCGCTTCGTGGAACGCCATCCTGCTTGATCCTCCCTGCTCCGGCTGGGGCACGGCCGAAAAGCACCCGCAGGTGCTCAAACTCTGGCAAGGGGACAAGCTGGACAGCCTCACCACGCTGCAACAGCGCCTGCTGCGCCATGCCGCGCATTTGCTGGCTCCCGGCGGGAGCCTCGTCTACTCGACCTGCACGACCAATGTGGCTGAAAACGAAGACCAGGTACGCTTTGCCGAAGAAGAACTGGGCCTTGTGCGCGAGCATCTTGCGCCCATCCCCGGCTTTGTCTGGGAAGAACTGCCCGGCGGCGAGGGCACCCTGCGGGTGGACGGCGCACGCTCCCAGGCCCAGGGATTTTATGTGGCCCGTTTGCGCAAGCCCGGCGCCATGCCCGACGGCGGAACAGGCGGCACACAGGGCAGCGGAGCAGGCAGCGCACAGGGCAACACGGACAGCGGGCCTCTCGGCGGGCCAGCCGCCGCATCCGGCAGCGCGGACGGGGTTTCCCCAAGGTCTGTATGGGACTCCGAATTTTCCGGTTCTTCGCGTTTTGGGCGCAAAAGGGCTGGCCGCGCGTCCCGACAATCGTCGGGCCAGGCTTTGGGCCAGACGTTGGGCCAGGCTTTGGGCCAGACATTAGGGCAGCCCCTGCCGCCGGACTGTCTCGCCGGGCCCACGTGCGATCCGGCCCTGCTGCCCCCTGGCCAGGCCGTGCTGTACGGCGATCACGTGCGCTTCATCCCGTCCCAGGCTGCGGCCCTTTTGCCGCAGAACTGCATATGGCAGGGAGCGCTGCTGGGCAAACTTTGCGGCGGCAGGCTGGACGCAGCCCCGCGCCTGCGAACCCTGATGCCCGAAGAGCCGGACGCGGCCTCAAGCCTTGTGCTGGAAGATCTCAATGACATCAGCGCCCTGCTCAGCGGGCAGAGCCGCCAGACGGGACTTCAGGGGCGCGAGGCCGCCCTGTGGTGGCGCGATCTGCCCCTGGGGCGTGTGGCCCTCAAGAACGGGCGGGCTGTGGCCGGTTTCAGGTAG
- a CDS encoding AMP-binding protein, translating into MEEKVRQRQAQFELREWTLGQILDHTISRFPDNEAVVYADRDFRQTWREFGEIVDRFAKGLMALGVQKGEKVAVWATNVPYWVALQFATAKIGAILITVNTNYREHELRYLLTHSECENLFLIDSVRDHDYLDTLYRIAPELRVQARQSFVCKSLPHLKRVCFLGMEKHRGMYSVPEILSLSVMVDDEEYQARQDSLHPWDVINMQYTSGTTGFPRGVMLTHVGVGLNGYWIGRHQNFGPNDRVCLPVPLFHCFGCVLGVSACVNHGATMVILESFNPLKVLAAVDAERCTALYGVPTMFLAELEHKLFHRFDMSSLRTGIMAGSICPEPLMRRVIDDMNMKEITICYGLTEGSPVMTQSDMHDSLAQRCETVGCAMPGIEVRVANPETCEELPRGQVGEILCRGYNVMKGYYNMPEDTARTVSPEGWLHSGDLGVMDDEGYLRITGRIKDMIIRGGENVYPREVEEYLLSMPGVLDVQVVAVPSFKYGEEVAAFIIPRPGVEIQPEDVRAFCRGKIAWFKIPKYVAMISGFPLTASGKIQKYKLREQAAELWPEPMQPKL; encoded by the coding sequence ATGGAAGAAAAAGTTCGCCAGCGTCAGGCCCAGTTCGAATTACGCGAATGGACACTGGGGCAGATTCTTGATCACACCATAAGCCGCTTCCCCGACAATGAGGCGGTTGTGTACGCCGACCGCGACTTTCGTCAGACCTGGCGGGAGTTTGGCGAGATTGTTGACCGCTTTGCCAAGGGACTCATGGCCCTTGGGGTGCAAAAGGGCGAAAAGGTGGCGGTATGGGCCACCAACGTGCCCTACTGGGTCGCCCTGCAGTTTGCCACCGCCAAGATCGGCGCCATACTCATCACGGTAAACACCAACTACCGCGAACACGAACTGCGCTACCTGCTCACCCATTCGGAATGCGAAAATCTCTTTCTTATCGACAGTGTGCGAGACCACGACTATCTGGACACACTGTACCGCATCGCGCCCGAACTGCGCGTGCAGGCGCGCCAGTCGTTCGTGTGCAAAAGCCTGCCCCACCTCAAGCGCGTCTGCTTTCTGGGCATGGAGAAGCACAGGGGCATGTATTCCGTGCCCGAAATCCTTTCCCTGTCCGTCATGGTGGATGATGAGGAATACCAGGCCCGGCAGGATTCGCTGCACCCCTGGGACGTCATCAACATGCAGTACACGTCGGGCACCACGGGTTTTCCGCGCGGGGTCATGCTCACCCATGTGGGCGTGGGCCTCAACGGCTACTGGATAGGCCGCCACCAGAACTTCGGCCCCAATGACCGCGTGTGCCTGCCCGTGCCGCTCTTCCACTGCTTTGGCTGTGTGCTCGGTGTTTCGGCCTGCGTCAATCACGGGGCCACCATGGTCATCCTTGAGTCCTTCAACCCGCTCAAGGTGCTGGCCGCCGTTGACGCCGAGCGCTGCACCGCCCTCTACGGCGTGCCAACCATGTTTCTGGCCGAACTGGAACACAAGCTCTTTCACCGCTTTGACATGTCCAGCCTGCGCACGGGCATCATGGCAGGGTCCATCTGCCCCGAACCCCTCATGCGCCGCGTCATTGACGACATGAACATGAAGGAGATCACCATCTGTTACGGCCTGACCGAAGGCTCGCCGGTCATGACCCAGTCCGACATGCACGACAGCCTTGCGCAGCGCTGCGAAACCGTGGGCTGCGCCATGCCGGGCATCGAGGTGCGCGTGGCGAACCCTGAAACCTGCGAGGAGCTGCCGCGCGGTCAGGTTGGAGAAATCCTTTGCCGGGGCTATAATGTCATGAAGGGCTACTACAATATGCCAGAGGATACGGCCAGAACCGTCAGCCCCGAGGGCTGGCTGCACTCCGGCGACCTGGGCGTGATGGACGATGAAGGCTATCTGCGCATCACAGGGCGCATCAAGGACATGATCATCCGCGGCGGCGAAAACGTGTATCCCCGCGAAGTGGAAGAATACCTTCTGTCCATGCCCGGCGTTCTGGACGTGCAGGTGGTCGCCGTGCCCAGCTTCAAGTATGGCGAAGAAGTGGCGGCCTTCATCATTCCCCGTCCGGGCGTCGAGATACAGCCGGAAGACGTGCGCGCGTTCTGCCGGGGCAAGATAGCCTGGTTCAAAATTCCAAAGTATGTTGCCATGATTTCTGGCTTTCCCCTTACGGCCAGCGGCAAAATACAAAAATACAAACTGCGTGAGCAGGCGGCCGAGCTGTGGCCCGAACCCATGCAGCCCAAATTGTAG
- a CDS encoding carbamoyltransferase HypF, producing the protein MNEKCTVRRAFVASGQVQGVGFRPFVYRLAHEGGLTGTVGNTSEGVRMEVQGLEQEVRRFGQRLRAELPPLARLTGLKEEDLPIVRQEDAFAIVQSSGHAGHSVLVSPDVGVCADCLADMADPQNPRYNYPFTNCTNCGPRYTITRSIPYDRAVTSMSCFPLCPRCAAEYANPADRRFHAQPVACPVCGPTLWFVSKEDAAAGRTCPQWASAQSGGLQAVRPQSASVQSGGVQPEGPQSALSQSGGVQSTSAQLARPQSVSPCSAGGSGSAPQQDCAQDKETLARLALERSGQVLLDGGILAIKGLGGFQLACDARNAQAVALLRQRKTRPHKPLALMAGDLAIVRSLCDLTPEHEALLVSPEKPIVLCPRRQQGEAPSLPPQVAPDTRQVGFMLPNTPLHSVLFDWLAARAPQPPVLVMTSANAGGEPICLGNREALERLPHLADAWLLHDRDILVRVDDSVITLQPHADPAAVAALPGASRSDRGEPLFYRRARGYVPRPVFLADNRATAGTEAAAAAVDAAATSADGPDPACVLGTGAELKATVCITRGQEAFVGQHVGDLENPSVMAFYEEVVTHLEKLLEVRPQALVCDLHPDFLSTRYAEARAAREGLPLWRLQHHAAHAAAVLAENACFSPALALCLDGTGLGDDGTVWGGELLVMDLGKPEWRRLGRLSPFALPGGDAAVREPWRIAQGLIIQSLATPTLKGQAAEYGHQDAASALAGAPWLPEHALASRAVGEMLARGINCPATSSCGRLFDAVAAQTGLCLTTTYEGQAAIRLEDAANRAQGPLGAVLAGRAPMADMRKIPGMIWPVGVTERDGLLELDSAGLFASVAQGLARGMPVAEAAGRFHLSLAEALAVMAGRAATSLGVTTVGLSGGVMQNAIMARLLPQALNHMGLKALTHHELPPGDGGLSLGQAVWGRRMLAAARSTAC; encoded by the coding sequence ATGAACGAAAAATGCACAGTACGGCGGGCTTTTGTGGCTTCCGGGCAGGTACAGGGCGTTGGCTTTCGCCCCTTTGTCTACAGGCTCGCGCACGAGGGCGGCCTCACGGGAACCGTGGGCAACACCTCGGAAGGCGTGCGCATGGAAGTGCAGGGCCTTGAGCAAGAGGTGCGCCGTTTTGGCCAGCGCCTGCGGGCGGAGCTTCCCCCTCTGGCCCGTCTTACCGGCCTGAAAGAGGAAGATCTGCCAATTGTGCGGCAGGAGGACGCCTTTGCCATTGTGCAGAGCAGCGGCCACGCCGGGCACAGCGTGCTGGTCAGCCCGGATGTGGGCGTGTGCGCCGACTGCCTGGCGGACATGGCTGATCCGCAAAATCCGCGTTACAACTATCCTTTCACCAACTGCACCAACTGCGGCCCGCGCTATACCATCACCCGTTCCATTCCGTACGACAGGGCAGTCACGTCCATGAGCTGCTTTCCCCTGTGCCCGCGCTGCGCGGCGGAGTATGCGAACCCGGCGGACAGGCGCTTTCATGCCCAGCCTGTGGCCTGCCCGGTCTGCGGGCCGACGCTCTGGTTTGTAAGCAAAGAAGACGCGGCGGCAGGGCGTACCTGTCCGCAATGGGCCAGCGCGCAGTCGGGCGGCTTGCAGGCAGTCAGGCCGCAGTCGGCCAGCGTGCAGTCGGGCGGCGTGCAGCCAGAAGGGCCGCAGTCGGCCCTCTCGCAGTCGGGCGGCGTGCAGTCAACCAGCGCACAGTTGGCGCGCCCGCAGTCAGTCAGCCCGTGTTCCGCTGGCGGGTCGGGATCTGCCCCGCAGCAGGATTGCGCGCAGGACAAGGAAACTTTGGCGCGCCTTGCCCTGGAGCGTTCGGGCCAGGTGCTGCTTGACGGCGGCATTCTGGCCATCAAGGGGCTCGGCGGCTTTCAGCTCGCCTGTGATGCCCGCAACGCCCAGGCCGTGGCGCTCTTGCGGCAGCGCAAAACCCGTCCGCACAAGCCGCTGGCGCTCATGGCCGGCGATCTTGCGATCGTCCGTTCCCTCTGTGATCTCACGCCGGAGCATGAAGCCCTGCTTGTGAGCCCGGAAAAGCCCATTGTGCTCTGTCCGCGCCGTCAGCAAGGCGAAGCGCCCTCACTGCCGCCGCAGGTGGCCCCGGATACGCGGCAGGTGGGATTCATGCTGCCCAACACCCCCCTGCACAGCGTGCTTTTTGACTGGCTGGCCGCCCGCGCGCCGCAGCCGCCCGTTCTGGTCATGACCTCGGCCAATGCGGGGGGCGAGCCCATCTGTCTTGGCAACAGGGAGGCGCTTGAGCGCTTGCCACACCTCGCGGACGCCTGGCTGCTGCACGACCGGGATATTCTGGTGCGTGTTGACGACAGCGTCATCACCCTGCAGCCGCACGCAGATCCGGCAGCGGTCGCCGCCCTTCCCGGCGCATCGCGGTCGGACAGGGGCGAACCGCTTTTTTACCGCCGCGCGCGGGGCTATGTGCCGCGCCCCGTGTTTCTGGCTGACAACCGGGCAACGGCAGGCACGGAAGCTGCGGCGGCTGCGGTTGACGCGGCTGCTACGTCGGCTGACGGCCCAGACCCTGCCTGCGTTCTTGGCACAGGAGCCGAGCTCAAGGCCACGGTCTGCATCACGCGCGGGCAGGAAGCCTTTGTGGGGCAGCATGTGGGTGATCTGGAAAACCCGTCGGTTATGGCTTTTTACGAAGAGGTGGTCACGCATCTGGAAAAGCTGCTGGAGGTTCGCCCCCAGGCCCTTGTCTGCGACCTGCACCCCGACTTTCTTTCCACGCGCTATGCCGAAGCCCGCGCCGCGCGCGAGGGTCTGCCCCTGTGGCGTTTGCAGCATCACGCGGCCCACGCCGCCGCTGTTCTGGCCGAAAACGCCTGTTTCAGTCCTGCTCTGGCTTTGTGTCTGGACGGCACGGGCCTTGGCGACGACGGCACGGTCTGGGGCGGCGAACTGCTTGTTATGGATCTTGGCAAGCCGGAATGGCGGCGGTTGGGGCGGCTCTCCCCCTTCGCCCTGCCGGGAGGGGACGCCGCCGTGCGCGAACCGTGGCGCATAGCCCAGGGCCTGATAATCCAGAGCCTGGCAACCCCGACCCTGAAAGGCCAGGCTGCGGAATACGGTCATCAGGATGCAGCCAGCGCGCTGGCTGGCGCGCCGTGGCTGCCGGAGCATGCTTTGGCATCCCGCGCCGTGGGGGAAATGCTGGCGCGCGGCATTAATTGCCCCGCCACTTCCAGTTGCGGGCGGCTGTTTGACGCCGTGGCGGCGCAGACCGGCCTGTGCCTGACCACCACCTATGAAGGACAGGCGGCCATACGACTGGAGGATGCGGCCAACAGGGCGCAAGGCCCGCTGGGGGCCGTGCTGGCCGGTCGCGCGCCCATGGCGGACATGCGCAAGATTCCGGGCATGATCTGGCCCGTGGGCGTGACGGAACGCGACGGCCTGCTGGAACTGGACAGCGCCGGACTTTTTGCCAGCGTAGCGCAGGGCCTTGCGCGCGGCATGCCCGTGGCCGAGGCGGCAGGGCGTTTTCATCTCAGTCTGGCGGAAGCTCTGGCGGTCATGGCGGGCAGGGCCGCCACATCGCTTGGCGTCACCACCGTGGGCCTCAGCGGCGGCGTCATGCAAAACGCCATTATGGCGCGGCTGCTGCCTCAGGCCCTGAACCATATGGGGCTGAAAGCGCTCACCCATCATGAATTGCCGCCCGGAGACGGCGGCCTGTCCCTGGGGCAGGCCGTGTGGGGCAGAAGAATGCTGGCCGCCGCGCGCAGCACGGCCTGTTAG
- a CDS encoding helix-turn-helix domain-containing protein, which produces MPSTRTIGSRIRSFREERELDLETLARDTGLDQNYLQKLENDAIYPSIGPLQKVARALGVRLGTFLDDQFTRDPIIACINNDCEGGEALHTGSIPRPSYTYQPLGKGKNDRNMEPFHIRIFPDAGERKTSSHQGEEFIFVLKGTLLVVYGRENYVLKPGETIYYNSIVPHFVGAAGDEPVEILAVTYNS; this is translated from the coding sequence ATGCCCTCTACCCGTACCATTGGTTCCCGCATACGGTCATTCCGTGAAGAACGCGAGCTTGACCTTGAAACACTGGCCCGGGATACCGGCCTTGACCAGAACTACCTGCAAAAGCTGGAAAACGATGCCATCTACCCCAGCATCGGCCCCTTGCAAAAGGTGGCCCGCGCCCTTGGCGTGCGCCTGGGAACATTTTTGGACGACCAGTTTACCCGCGACCCCATCATTGCCTGCATCAACAATGACTGTGAAGGCGGAGAAGCCCTGCACACCGGCAGCATCCCCCGCCCGAGCTATACCTATCAGCCCCTGGGCAAGGGCAAGAACGACCGCAACATGGAGCCCTTCCACATCCGCATTTTCCCTGACGCCGGTGAACGCAAAACCAGCTCGCACCAGGGCGAAGAGTTCATATTTGTCCTCAAGGGCACGCTGCTTGTGGTCTACGGACGCGAAAACTACGTGCTGAAACCCGGCGAAACCATCTACTACAATTCCATCGTGCCCCACTTTGTGGGCGCGGCGGGTGACGAGCCGGTGGAAATTCTGGCCGTGACCTACAACTCGTAG
- a CDS encoding FG-GAP repeat domain-containing protein, producing MKFAMRLTFAVCLALLAAGLTPTAQAAAKSAVVLPFTVNAPQSYAYLSKAVPATIQGRLNRPGVLDVRPVQGKASSQAEASKIMHSSGADNAIWGSVNVVGNDCTIEVNSVDKAGKTWSKTAQSPVSGLTGAVQNLSAALGQEVFGIAGVRAPGTTAASGPRGTVAPGGDIITNETGQQQVYLNPQFRYQGSGSGDGSRLRSQRLPYTMVGMLVGDFNGDGKNEICVMSDNHLRIYSWDGASQLKLLGETLVSRSNQNFSMRAMDLNRDGAMDIVVTTVENESNRPYSYFFSFKGNKFTQVAERIPYYVSVLRVPPTFAPTLVGQSWDSLKLFAPGVYTMVKTNGKYSFGSRLDLPTGATVFNVTWLPGGKAGKGEQLIMLTDDERLKVFQGNGNTLIHTTMERFSGSATGMDHYKGMPGLGVDKNYQLPSKYYAPMNLIAADIGHTGEYTLLINKPISTASQIFDRYRYFPQGEIHALYWDGVGLGLKWKTRRIRGSVAAVDLADATNNGTLDLVVGLNTSPDLGVGSRQCLITAYPLDVSATDPNVPADMSDFEVSPN from the coding sequence ATGAAATTTGCCATGCGACTGACTTTTGCGGTCTGCCTCGCGCTGCTCGCCGCCGGGTTGACTCCCACGGCGCAGGCTGCAGCCAAGAGTGCCGTGGTGCTGCCTTTCACGGTGAACGCGCCGCAAAGCTACGCCTATCTTTCCAAGGCCGTTCCGGCCACCATTCAGGGCCGTCTGAACCGCCCCGGCGTGCTCGATGTGCGTCCTGTCCAGGGCAAGGCCTCTTCGCAGGCCGAAGCCAGCAAGATTATGCACTCCTCCGGCGCGGACAACGCCATATGGGGGTCAGTCAATGTGGTTGGCAATGACTGCACCATTGAAGTCAACAGTGTGGACAAAGCCGGAAAAACCTGGAGCAAGACGGCCCAGAGTCCCGTGAGCGGCCTGACGGGCGCTGTGCAGAACCTGAGCGCCGCCCTGGGCCAGGAAGTGTTCGGCATAGCCGGCGTTCGCGCCCCCGGCACTACGGCGGCCTCCGGCCCCCGTGGCACGGTGGCTCCCGGCGGCGACATCATCACCAATGAAACGGGACAGCAGCAGGTGTACCTGAACCCGCAGTTCCGTTATCAGGGCTCAGGTTCCGGCGACGGTTCGCGTCTGCGCAGCCAGCGTCTGCCCTACACCATGGTGGGCATGCTGGTGGGCGACTTTAACGGCGACGGCAAGAACGAAATCTGCGTGATGAGCGACAACCACCTGCGCATCTATTCCTGGGACGGCGCAAGCCAGCTCAAGCTGCTGGGTGAAACCCTTGTTTCGCGTTCCAACCAGAACTTCTCCATGCGGGCCATGGACCTCAACCGTGACGGCGCCATGGATATTGTGGTTACCACCGTCGAAAACGAAAGCAACCGTCCCTACAGCTATTTCTTCAGCTTCAAGGGCAACAAGTTCACCCAGGTGGCGGAGCGCATCCCCTACTACGTAAGCGTGCTGCGCGTGCCGCCCACCTTTGCGCCCACCCTCGTGGGGCAGAGCTGGGATTCGCTCAAGCTTTTTGCCCCCGGCGTCTACACCATGGTGAAGACCAACGGCAAATACTCCTTCGGTTCCCGGCTTGACCTGCCCACAGGAGCCACGGTCTTTAACGTGACATGGCTGCCCGGCGGCAAGGCCGGCAAGGGCGAGCAGCTTATCATGCTGACTGACGACGAGCGCCTCAAAGTCTTCCAGGGCAATGGCAACACGCTCATCCATACCACCATGGAACGCTTCTCCGGCTCGGCCACCGGCATGGATCACTACAAGGGCATGCCCGGCCTCGGCGTGGACAAGAACTACCAGTTGCCCAGCAAGTACTATGCGCCCATGAATCTCATCGCTGCCGACATCGGCCACACGGGCGAATACACCCTGCTGATCAACAAACCCATATCCACGGCTTCGCAGATATTCGACCGCTACCGCTACTTCCCGCAGGGCGAAATTCACGCTCTGTACTGGGACGGCGTGGGCCTCGGCCTCAAGTGGAAGACGCGCCGCATCCGTGGTTCCGTGGCTGCTGTGGATCTGGCTGACGCCACCAACAACGGCACCCTTGATCTTGTGGTGGGACTGAACACCTCGCCGGACCTCGGCGTGGGCAGCCGCCAGTGCCTGATCACGGCCTATCCGCTGGACGTTTCGGCCACGGATCCCAATGTGCCGGCTGACATGAGCGACTTTGAAGTGAGCCCCAATTAG
- the purD gene encoding phosphoribosylamine--glycine ligase: MRILVIGSGGREHALVWKFMQSPGVKAVFAAPGNGGTSREGAVNVPVPVDDLDGLVALARKENIDLVMPGPELPLTLGITDRMREAGIACFGPDSYGAKLEGSKAFAKEIMARAQVPTAHSAVFSDAEMAKNHVAKVGGPLVVKADGLAAGKGVIMATDSQEALQAIDDIMSARAFGSAGDLVVLEEWLVGEEASFLCLCDGERAVPLPSAQDHKRVFDNDEGPNTGGMGAYSPAPVLPDDMLEEMADLTVRPILRELAKDGHPFVGVLYAGLMMTADGPKVLEYNVRFGDPECQPMLMRLEGDLPRIMLDGIAGKLDPTSIGQSAKTALGVVMTAEGYPGAYTKGVPITGISEADALPGVKVFHGGTTIRDGALVSSGGRVLCVTALGDDLEDAQRAAYAGVEKIRMDGGFYRKDIGQKGINRLKGK, translated from the coding sequence ATGCGCATCCTGGTGATTGGTTCCGGTGGGCGGGAACACGCCCTGGTCTGGAAATTCATGCAAAGCCCCGGCGTGAAGGCGGTCTTCGCAGCGCCCGGCAACGGGGGAACCAGCAGAGAGGGCGCGGTCAATGTGCCTGTACCTGTTGACGACCTGGACGGGCTGGTGGCCCTGGCGCGCAAAGAAAACATCGATCTTGTGATGCCCGGCCCCGAACTTCCTCTGACTCTGGGCATTACCGACCGCATGCGCGAAGCGGGCATAGCCTGTTTCGGCCCCGACAGTTACGGCGCAAAGCTCGAAGGCAGCAAGGCCTTTGCCAAGGAAATCATGGCCAGGGCCCAGGTGCCCACGGCGCACAGCGCCGTGTTCAGCGATGCGGAAATGGCCAAAAATCATGTGGCCAAAGTGGGCGGGCCCCTGGTGGTCAAGGCCGACGGCCTGGCCGCGGGCAAGGGCGTCATCATGGCGACCGACTCTCAGGAAGCCCTGCAGGCCATTGACGACATCATGAGCGCCAGGGCCTTTGGCTCCGCTGGCGATCTTGTGGTGCTGGAAGAATGGCTTGTGGGTGAGGAAGCCTCCTTCCTGTGCCTGTGCGATGGCGAACGCGCCGTGCCGCTGCCCTCGGCCCAGGACCACAAGCGTGTTTTCGACAATGACGAAGGCCCCAATACCGGAGGCATGGGCGCGTACAGCCCCGCCCCCGTCCTGCCCGACGACATGCTGGAGGAAATGGCCGACCTCACCGTGCGGCCCATCCTGCGCGAGCTTGCCAAGGACGGCCACCCCTTTGTGGGCGTGCTGTATGCCGGGCTGATGATGACCGCCGACGGCCCCAAGGTGCTGGAGTACAACGTGCGCTTTGGCGACCCGGAATGCCAGCCCATGCTCATGCGGCTTGAAGGCGATCTGCCCCGTATCATGCTGGACGGCATTGCTGGCAAGCTTGACCCCACCAGTATCGGGCAAAGCGCCAAGACGGCTCTGGGCGTGGTCATGACCGCAGAAGGCTACCCCGGCGCGTACACAAAGGGGGTGCCCATTACCGGCATCAGCGAAGCGGACGCGCTGCCCGGCGTAAAGGTTTTTCACGGCGGCACGACCATCAGGGACGGCGCGCTGGTGTCCAGCGGCGGCCGCGTGCTTTGCGTGACGGCGCTGGGTGATGACCTTGAGGACGCGCAAAGGGCCGCCTATGCGGGCGTTGAGAAGATTCGCATGGATGGCGGCTTTTACCGCAAGGACATAGGGCAGAAGGGCATCAACCGGCTGAAAGGCAAATAG